One stretch of Xanthomonas theicola DNA includes these proteins:
- the trbE gene encoding conjugal transfer protein TrbE, protein MRNLLEYRSEPSHVSDLMPWAALVAPGVVLNKQGTFQTTIAYRGPDLDSATQEELVATSGSINNLLRRYGDGWYFYADMHRIASTAYPASQFPDPITYLVDEERKTTFEAGRHYESRYYFTLGWLPPTAAQASARAWFFTKDEGSTKARRDRETVNEWLATFQVERERLITQLQNLLPEVRPLSDEDMLAYLHSTASTKRHPITITDTPIELDCLLTDVPLIGGREPMLGDQYIGALTIRQFPYRSTPGKLDRLNRLGYAYRWVTRWIALDKLEADKEIGKVRKNWFSGRKGLVTMVKEIVTGTQSALENTDALNKADDADQAQQELAADAVSYGYFSQTVLIYDRDPRRLEQKLQLFEREINGLGFTTVNETRDGNAMEAWLGAVPGNCLHNIRRPMVHTLNLAHLMPMSAVWAGPTRCPNDQFPPNSPAHLYAVTGGATPFRFSTFVDDVGHTIIIGPTGAGKSVFLNVLEAQFRRYPNAQIYVFDKGGSSRILTEAVGGTFYDLGAVGTDGKTPRYAFQPLRRIDDERERAWAHGWVIDILIAELGAENVTPENKDAIWSALGTLAAAPVEQRTITGLSIQVQDKRLKTALKQYTNQGAFGKLIDANYDDVDLGSWLTFEMEELMETKGAVLPVLSYLFHRLDERFDGTPSLLVLDEAWLFLDHPVFSEKIREWLKVLRKANVSVVFATQDLADVAQSRILPTVQQACMTKIFLPNQSALNEDTADFYRRFSLNKTQLQLIATGVRRQDYYLTSPAGNRMFSLGLGPLALAYCAATNKEMQKLASGLRDQFPQDTLAFNQAYLAARAALPRDAGGLDVDWAVDYLRSLGHPAGASATA, encoded by the coding sequence ATGCGAAACCTACTCGAATACCGGAGTGAGCCGAGCCATGTTTCCGACTTGATGCCGTGGGCGGCGCTAGTCGCGCCGGGCGTCGTGCTCAACAAACAAGGCACGTTTCAGACCACCATCGCCTACCGTGGGCCGGACCTCGATTCGGCCACGCAGGAAGAACTGGTCGCGACCAGCGGATCGATCAACAACCTGCTGCGCCGCTACGGCGACGGCTGGTACTTCTACGCGGACATGCACCGCATCGCCTCGACCGCCTACCCCGCGTCGCAGTTTCCCGACCCGATCACGTACCTGGTCGATGAAGAACGCAAGACGACGTTCGAGGCGGGACGCCACTACGAAAGCCGTTACTACTTCACGCTCGGCTGGCTGCCGCCCACCGCCGCGCAGGCGAGCGCGCGCGCATGGTTCTTCACCAAGGACGAAGGCTCGACCAAGGCGCGGCGTGATCGCGAGACGGTGAACGAGTGGCTGGCCACCTTCCAGGTCGAGCGCGAAAGGCTCATCACGCAACTGCAAAACCTGCTGCCGGAAGTGCGCCCGCTCAGCGACGAGGACATGCTCGCGTACCTGCACAGCACGGCGAGCACGAAGCGTCACCCGATCACGATCACCGATACCCCGATCGAGCTTGACTGCTTGCTGACCGACGTCCCCCTGATCGGCGGCCGCGAACCGATGCTCGGCGACCAGTACATCGGCGCGCTGACCATCCGGCAGTTCCCGTACCGCAGCACGCCGGGAAAGCTGGACCGGCTTAACCGGCTCGGTTACGCCTACCGCTGGGTGACCCGCTGGATCGCGCTCGACAAGCTCGAGGCGGACAAGGAAATCGGCAAGGTCCGCAAGAACTGGTTCTCCGGCCGGAAAGGCCTGGTGACGATGGTCAAAGAAATCGTCACCGGCACGCAGAGCGCACTCGAGAACACCGACGCGCTCAACAAGGCCGACGACGCCGATCAGGCGCAGCAAGAGCTCGCCGCCGATGCCGTCAGCTATGGCTACTTCTCGCAAACGGTGCTGATCTACGACCGCGATCCCCGCCGGCTCGAACAGAAGCTGCAACTGTTCGAGCGCGAAATCAACGGGCTCGGCTTCACCACCGTCAACGAGACGCGCGACGGCAACGCGATGGAGGCTTGGCTCGGCGCCGTGCCTGGCAACTGTCTGCACAACATCCGGCGGCCGATGGTGCACACGCTGAACCTGGCGCACCTGATGCCCATGTCGGCGGTATGGGCCGGGCCGACACGCTGCCCCAACGACCAGTTCCCGCCGAATTCGCCAGCACACCTGTACGCCGTCACTGGCGGCGCCACGCCGTTCCGTTTCTCGACCTTCGTGGATGACGTGGGACACACGATCATCATCGGCCCCACCGGCGCCGGCAAATCCGTGTTCCTCAACGTGCTCGAGGCGCAGTTCCGCCGCTACCCGAACGCGCAAATATACGTGTTCGACAAGGGCGGCTCGTCGCGCATCCTCACCGAAGCGGTAGGCGGCACGTTCTACGACCTCGGCGCCGTCGGCACGGACGGCAAGACCCCGCGCTACGCCTTCCAGCCGCTGCGGCGCATCGATGACGAGCGCGAACGCGCGTGGGCGCACGGCTGGGTCATCGATATCCTCATCGCCGAGCTCGGGGCCGAGAATGTCACGCCGGAAAACAAGGACGCCATCTGGAGCGCGCTCGGCACGCTGGCTGCGGCGCCGGTCGAGCAGCGCACCATCACGGGCCTGTCGATCCAGGTGCAGGACAAGCGACTGAAAACCGCGTTGAAGCAGTACACGAACCAGGGCGCGTTCGGCAAGCTGATCGATGCGAACTACGACGACGTGGATCTCGGCTCGTGGCTCACGTTCGAGATGGAGGAATTGATGGAAACGAAGGGCGCCGTGCTGCCGGTGCTTTCGTACCTGTTCCACCGCCTCGACGAGCGTTTCGACGGCACCCCTTCCCTGCTGGTGCTGGACGAGGCCTGGCTGTTCCTCGACCACCCGGTTTTCTCCGAGAAAATCCGCGAGTGGCTGAAAGTGCTGCGCAAGGCCAACGTGTCCGTCGTGTTTGCCACGCAAGACCTGGCCGACGTCGCGCAGTCGCGCATCCTGCCCACCGTGCAGCAGGCGTGCATGACCAAGATTTTCCTGCCCAACCAATCGGCTTTGAACGAAGACACCGCCGACTTCTACCGGCGGTTCTCGCTCAACAAAACGCAGCTGCAACTCATCGCGACCGGCGTGCGACGGCAGGACTACTACCTGACCTCGCCCGCGGGCAACCGCATGTTCTCGCTGGGGCTCGGGCCGCTCGCGCTGGCCTACTGCGCCGCGACCAACAAGGAAATGCAAAAACTGGCCAGCGGCCTGCGCGACCAGTTCCCGCAGGACACGCTCGCCTTCAACCAGGCCTATCTCGCCGCCCGCGCTGCGCTGCCACGCGACGCCGGCGGCCTCGATGTGGATTGGGCCGTCGATTACCTGCGCTCGCTGGGCCACCCAGCCGGCGCCTCAGCCACCGCGTAA